The following are encoded together in the Canis aureus isolate CA01 chromosome 30, VMU_Caureus_v.1.0, whole genome shotgun sequence genome:
- the KRTAP8-1 gene encoding keratin-associated protein 8-1: protein MHCNNFSGAVFPGCYWGSFGYPLGYSVGCGYGSTYSPVGYGFGYGYNGCGAFGYRRYWPFDLY from the coding sequence ATGCACTGCAACAACTTCTCCGGTGCTGTCTTCCCAGGATGCTACTGGGGCAGCTTCGGCTACCCCCTGGGGTACAGCGTGGGCTGTGGCTATGGCAGCACCTACTCCCCAGTGGGCTATGGCTTCGGTTACGGCTACAACGGCTGTGGGGCCTTCGGCTACAGAAGATACTGGCCATTTGATCTCTACTGA